The stretch of DNA CATACTCTGCCCCTAAATCCTACCCTCCCATGGCAAAACAGGCCATTATTATAAACGACAGCAACAACCCGGGCGACAATAGGGCTATTAGTAGTAGGAATTCATTTGCCGTCATTTTTTTTGTCCCTTTTTTTCAAAACCACCTCATTGTAAAACATTTTTTAAACCCTGTCTCAGATAATAATCTATGTTACAATGATAAATATAATCACTTGAAGTGTGGTGTAGAGTCATATGGCACAGTTGAATGAGGTTTTCGCGGGACTTTTTTTGTGGTTGACGGTGGTTTTATTATTGCTTCTTTTGCTCAACAAAGATGGGCACCCGGCCAAGGGAAAAATAAAAGAACAAGAGGATGAGAAACTGCTTTTACATCAAAAAGTACAGGAACTGGAAAGAGAAATAGCTGAAAAAACAGAACAACTTAATTTCGCTCAGGATAAAATTAGCGTCCTTGAGCAAAAACTATTAGAAAACGAACAACAAATAATGCAACTTAGAGAACAATCCGAGAGAAGCAAAAGAGAATATCAGGCTAGGATTAAACACCTAGAAGCCAAATTAGAAGGAGCAAAACGACAAATATTGTCCATAGAAGAAGAATTTAAAAACCCAGTGGAAGAACTATAAAAAATGCCACGGCAAAGGTTAAAAAGACAAGTAACAAGATAAAAATGTCACAAAATAAAGCCAAGGCAACAGGGGGGGGAATAAAGTGGGAAATAGGTTTAGTAAATAATATTAAACAACAGGACCAGCAGCTCCCCCCTCCCCCTTGTCAGGGGATTGTATTAGGAAGGAATCCCCAGCAGTCAAAGGGCAGCCAGGGTTCAATTTTTGTTCTTATCTCTTTGCCGGGGAAGGTTTCCTCCCTTCTGGCAGTCACAAGACTAGGCTTCAATTTGCCTGAGGTAGATGTTTTTACGCCCGAGGATAACCTCGAACTCATCCCCCGGTTTTAGGCCCATCTTTTCAGTGTAGGCCCTGCCAATGGAGAGATTACCATTCGATTGGACATTGATACGATAATTGGCAGTGCGGCCTCTTTTTTTCTGGGTTACGGGTTGGTTATTATCTAAAGTTATTCCTTCTGCCTCC from Geminocystis sp. M7585_C2015_104 encodes:
- a CDS encoding AbrB family transcriptional regulator; its protein translation is MSDKKPQPLTGKELLKKVKKLGNMPREEKAIECGYYTITKKGHKRVNMVKFLNALMEAEGITLDNNQPVTQKKRGRTANYRINVQSNGNLSIGRAYTEKMGLKPGDEFEVILGRKNIYLRQIEA